One genomic segment of Planctomycetaceae bacterium includes these proteins:
- a CDS encoding GIY-YIG nuclease family protein — protein MGKSPERKGQYWVYILKCNDGTFYTGYTNNLANRVALHNSGRGAKYVRNKLPAVLVYAKEYRYYKSALNGEIAVKRLTRKRKEKLIRIYENNKQGECV, from the coding sequence ATGGGTAAATCGCCGGAACGCAAAGGGCAATATTGGGTTTACATCCTCAAGTGCAATGACGGTACATTTTACACCGGCTACACGAACAATCTTGCAAACCGTGTCGCATTGCACAACAGCGGCAGGGGCGCAAAATATGTAAGAAATAAATTGCCTGCCGTGCTGGTTTATGCTAAAGAATACCGCTATTATAAAAGTGCTTTGAATGGCGAAATAGCTGTTAAAAGATTAACCAGAAAACGAAAAGAAAAACTGATAAGAATATATGAAAATAATAAACAAGGTGAATGTGTTTGA
- a CDS encoding alpha/beta hydrolase — protein MKFRALLVFVVAAMTSYCGARNFMVQSFDGQLISYNVFGSGDVTLVFVHGWAGDSRYWKYQIPAFVSKYRVVAIDSAGQGHSEQTRDVYTLEAFGKDVKAVVDDINATKVILIGHSMGDGVIAEAEKLMPEKVIGLIGVDNINNLEQSMPKEEFEKLISGMEKDFKAEVRKFIEPMLGKSMKPELRKWIVDDICCQNPRVGIIAVKEYVARYDNLGMANTYKQVKAPVRCINSDLYPTNPEVNRKYITSFEVAIMPGCGHFPMLERPEEFNKHLHKYVKELISLSKAKK, from the coding sequence ATGAAATTCAGGGCATTATTAGTTTTTGTTGTAGCGGCGATGACATCTTATTGCGGCGCAAGAAATTTTATGGTTCAGTCTTTTGACGGCCAGCTAATCAGCTATAACGTGTTCGGAAGCGGAGACGTTACGCTTGTATTTGTTCACGGCTGGGCGGGCGACAGCAGGTATTGGAAATATCAGATTCCGGCTTTTGTCAGCAAATACAGAGTTGTCGCAATCGACAGCGCAGGGCAAGGCCATTCCGAACAGACGCGAGATGTGTACACGCTTGAAGCCTTCGGCAAAGATGTTAAGGCTGTTGTTGATGATATTAACGCGACGAAAGTTATTTTAATCGGACACTCTATGGGTGATGGCGTTATCGCCGAGGCGGAGAAATTAATGCCTGAAAAGGTCATCGGTCTTATCGGCGTGGACAATATAAATAACCTTGAACAGAGTATGCCCAAAGAAGAATTTGAAAAACTTATCAGCGGAATGGAAAAAGATTTTAAAGCGGAGGTCAGGAAATTTATCGAGCCGATGCTCGGCAAAAGTATGAAGCCGGAGTTGCGAAAATGGATTGTCGATGATATTTGCTGTCAGAACCCCCGCGTCGGCATAATCGCGGTAAAAGAATATGTTGCTCGCTACGACAATCTCGGAATGGCAAATACATACAAACAGGTCAAAGCTCCGGTTCGCTGCATAAACTCCGATTTGTACCCGACTAATCCGGAAGTAAATCGCAAATATATAACTTCGTTCGAGGTTGCGATAATGCCCGGCTGCGGCCATTTTCCGATGCTCGAACGGCCGGAAGAATTCAATAAACACCTGCACAAATATGTGAAGGAATTAATAAGTTTAAGCAAAGCGAAAAAATAA